One region of Clostridiales bacterium genomic DNA includes:
- a CDS encoding ATP-binding protein — MVQLIMGLKGSGKTKRLVEMVATAVREESGSVVCIEKDKKLTYDIPYQARLIYACDYAYAMGSYDFFKGFLSGLHAGNYDITHVFVDNFTKMLSEVSEPQIAEFLAWLNDFSEREHIQFTLSLSMDPAVTGSEITKYMI; from the coding sequence ATGGTCCAACTGATCATGGGTCTCAAAGGTTCCGGCAAAACGAAGCGTTTGGTGGAAATGGTCGCCACGGCCGTCCGCGAGGAATCCGGTTCTGTCGTGTGCATTGAAAAGGACAAAAAACTTACGTATGACATTCCCTATCAGGCTCGCCTGATCTACGCCTGCGACTATGCGTACGCGATGGGCTCTTACGATTTCTTTAAGGGCTTCCTCAGCGGCCTTCATGCCGGCAACTACGATATCACCCATGTGTTTGTTGACAACTTCACGAAAATGCTATCTGAGGTCTCTGAGCCGCAGATCGCGGAGTTCCTGGCCTGGCTGAATGATTTCTCCGAGCGGGAACACATTCAGTTCACCCTGTCTCTGAGCATGGATCCCGCGGTGACCGGCAGCGAGATTACAAAATATATGATCTGA
- a CDS encoding RNA-binding S4 domain-containing protein, with protein MRLDKYLKVSRLIKRRTVANDACDGQHITVNGRTAKASYDVKVGDVIEIAFGQRTVKVEVLAVTENAKKGDAAAMYRELAE; from the coding sequence ATGCGCCTGGACAAATATCTGAAAGTTTCGCGGCTCATCAAGCGCCGCACCGTGGCAAACGATGCCTGTGACGGTCAGCACATCACGGTCAACGGCCGGACGGCCAAGGCGTCGTATGACGTGAAGGTCGGCGACGTGATCGAGATCGCCTTCGGCCAGCGCACCGTGAAGGTGGAAGTGCTCGCCGTCACGGAAAACGCGAAAAAAGGCGACGCTGCGGCCATGTACCGCGAGCTCGCCGAATGA
- a CDS encoding HU family DNA-binding protein: MNKAELIATVAEKTGLSKKDSEKAVNATFDTITANLEVGEKVQLVGFGVFDIKERGSRIGRNPKTKEEIEIPATRVPVFKAGKVLKDAVSK; the protein is encoded by the coding sequence ATGAATAAGGCAGAACTGATCGCAACAGTTGCCGAAAAGACCGGCCTGTCCAAGAAGGACAGCGAGAAGGCCGTCAACGCGACGTTTGACACCATCACCGCCAACCTCGAGGTCGGCGAAAAGGTGCAGCTCGTCGGCTTCGGCGTGTTCGACATCAAGGAGCGCGGCTCCCGTATCGGCCGCAACCCCAAGACCAAGGAAGAGATCGAGATCCCGGCGACGCGCGTGCCCGTCTTCAAGGCCGGCAAAGTGCTCAAGGACGCTGTTTCCAAATAA
- the mazG gene encoding nucleoside triphosphate pyrophosphohydrolase has product MLDFLCKESYDLRDFVALITFLRSPDGCPWDQVQTHESIRRNFLEETYEVCEAIDAGDTAHLKEELGDVLMQVLFHTDIEREAGHFDIDDVADAACKKLVYRHPHVFRRDEPDAPDWDTIKQRERAQTTTAEAMDSVARSLPALWRCEKIQAKAARTGFEWPDADAALDKVAEETRELREAVASGDADAVTEELGDLLFAAVKVARFAGIDPEQAAHAACEKFIRRFAAMEAAAADSGVPLEQRTLAQMQPLWQQAKQTASADNEGKKSARQ; this is encoded by the coding sequence GTGTTAGATTTTCTCTGCAAAGAAAGCTATGACCTGCGCGACTTTGTGGCGCTCATCACGTTCCTGCGCTCGCCGGATGGCTGCCCGTGGGATCAGGTGCAGACGCACGAGAGCATCCGCCGCAACTTCCTGGAGGAGACGTATGAGGTCTGCGAGGCCATCGACGCCGGTGATACGGCGCACCTGAAGGAAGAGCTGGGCGACGTGCTCATGCAGGTGCTGTTCCATACGGATATTGAGCGCGAGGCCGGGCATTTTGATATTGACGATGTGGCGGACGCTGCCTGCAAAAAGCTCGTCTACCGGCATCCGCATGTGTTCCGGCGCGACGAGCCGGATGCGCCGGACTGGGACACGATCAAGCAGCGCGAGCGCGCGCAGACGACCACCGCCGAGGCGATGGACAGCGTGGCGCGCAGTCTGCCGGCACTTTGGCGCTGTGAAAAGATTCAGGCCAAGGCGGCCAGGACCGGCTTTGAGTGGCCGGACGCGGATGCGGCGCTCGACAAGGTCGCCGAAGAGACGCGGGAACTGCGCGAGGCCGTGGCCTCCGGCGACGCGGACGCCGTGACCGAGGAACTGGGCGATCTGCTGTTTGCCGCCGTGAAGGTGGCGCGCTTTGCGGGCATCGACCCCGAGCAGGCGGCCCATGCCGCGTGCGAAAAATTCATCCGACGCTTTGCCGCCATGGAGGCCGCAGCGGCGGACAGCGGCGTGCCGCTCGAGCAGCGCACGCTCGCGCAGATGCAGCCGCTCTGGCAGCAGGCCAAGCAGACGGCCAGCGCGGACAACGAAGGAAAGAAATCTGCACGGCAGTGA
- a CDS encoding polysaccharide biosynthesis protein encodes MQESSKQNYLHGAAMMTAGVVVIKILGAIYKIPLGNILGDEGYGYFSVAYNIYYVFLNMATAGMPVALSRMISEADTLGRPVQARKIFRVAWLTFAIFGLLLGLVMFLFPTELAGMLNNVRAAQSIWALSPALVLVYLTSTYRGYAQGMSNMKPTTVSQILEVVGKVAVGLVLAWSFTRAGKSLPVASAGAIFGVTAGGAFALIYVAIYYHRHYPEKPVADPDVPDSAGHILVTLLRISIPIALGSSVLSIINLVDTKLIMYRLQTALGYSESYANVLYGVYGKVQTLYNLPAAFVTPMTISIVPAIAAAVVQGKYTQSKTIAESALRISAAVAMPMGIGLAVLSYPIVNVLYPRSNAAGPTLLMLLGIASVFVCISLITTAVLQATGHEIYPVYSMLAGGLAKIAVNWFLIAVPELNITGAPVGTLACYLVICTMNHIFLCKTLRERPNVGRALVRPLLSTLIMAVVAWGVYAGLSAAMGGDLSWKRMALAMLVSMVCAVVAYLIAVVKTHAITLADLQLIPKGEKLAKVLHIR; translated from the coding sequence TTGCAGGAAAGCAGCAAGCAGAACTATCTCCACGGCGCGGCCATGATGACGGCCGGCGTTGTGGTCATCAAGATCCTCGGCGCGATCTATAAGATCCCGCTCGGCAATATTCTCGGCGACGAGGGATACGGCTATTTCTCCGTTGCCTATAATATTTATTATGTCTTTCTCAACATGGCCACGGCGGGTATGCCGGTCGCGCTCTCGCGCATGATCAGTGAGGCGGACACGCTCGGCCGCCCCGTGCAGGCGCGCAAGATCTTCCGCGTGGCCTGGCTGACGTTTGCCATTTTCGGACTGCTGCTCGGACTGGTCATGTTCCTGTTCCCGACGGAGCTGGCCGGGATGCTCAACAATGTCCGCGCGGCACAGAGCATCTGGGCGCTGTCGCCGGCGCTCGTGCTCGTGTATCTGACGAGCACGTACCGCGGCTATGCGCAGGGCATGAGCAACATGAAGCCGACGACCGTCTCCCAGATCCTCGAGGTCGTGGGCAAGGTCGCCGTCGGTCTTGTGCTCGCGTGGAGCTTTACGCGCGCGGGCAAGAGTCTGCCGGTCGCATCGGCGGGGGCGATCTTCGGTGTCACGGCGGGCGGCGCTTTTGCGCTGATCTATGTGGCGATCTATTATCACCGCCACTATCCGGAAAAACCGGTCGCGGATCCGGATGTGCCGGATTCCGCCGGACATATTCTCGTCACGCTGCTGCGTATCAGCATCCCGATCGCGCTCGGCTCCAGTGTGCTGAGCATCATCAATCTCGTGGACACGAAGCTCATCATGTACCGCCTGCAGACGGCGCTTGGCTATTCCGAGTCGTATGCAAACGTTCTCTACGGCGTTTACGGCAAGGTGCAGACACTGTATAATCTCCCGGCCGCTTTCGTGACGCCGATGACGATCAGCATCGTCCCGGCCATTGCGGCGGCGGTCGTGCAGGGAAAGTATACGCAGTCGAAGACCATTGCGGAATCCGCGCTGCGCATTTCCGCGGCGGTCGCCATGCCGATGGGCATCGGGCTTGCCGTGCTGTCTTACCCGATCGTCAACGTGCTCTATCCGCGCAGCAATGCGGCCGGCCCAACGCTGCTGATGCTGCTGGGCATTGCGTCGGTGTTCGTGTGCATTTCACTGATCACGACGGCGGTCCTGCAGGCGACCGGCCACGAGATCTACCCGGTCTATTCCATGCTGGCCGGCGGCCTGGCGAAGATCGCGGTCAACTGGTTCCTGATCGCGGTGCCGGAGCTGAATATCACCGGCGCGCCGGTCGGTACGCTCGCGTGCTATCTTGTCATCTGCACCATGAACCACATTTTCCTGTGCAAAACGCTCCGTGAGCGGCCGAATGTCGGCCGGGCGCTCGTGCGTCCGCTGCTGAGCACGCTCATCATGGCTGTCGTGGCCTGGGGCGTGTATGCGGGCCTGTCCGCCGCCATGGGCGGCGACCTGAGCTGGAAGCGCATGGCGCTGGCCATGCTCGTGTCGATGGTCTGCGCGGTCGTGGCGTATCTGATTGCGGTCGTAAAAACGCACGCGATCACGCTGGCCGATCTGCAGCTGATCCCGAAGGGCGAAAAGCTCGCAAAAGTTCTGCACATCAGATGA